From the Candidatus Pelagibacter sp. IMCC9063 genome, the window CTTCATCAACTCTTTTTAAAATTTGGTATCCAATTAATATCCCCAATACTGATGCAGGAAAAAATAATAAAGATTGTTTTAAAGTATCAACATTTAAGAAAGACAAATTTGCATAAAAGGGAAGTTTAACCAAATTTAAAAATGTAAAAAAAATAACCCTAGTCCCTACATAGATTTCTTTTTTAAGTCTTAAAGGGAGAAGGTATATACTTGTGGGAGTTCCACCCGCATGAACACAAAAGCTTGCAAAACCAGCAACCACAGAAGAAATACTTCCTTTGATGATGGATCTTTTTAGTGGGACCATTTTTTTCCTCTTAAATATAAAATAATGTGCAGTGAACCCAAATCCCATGACACCAATAAGTGCCTTCAAAAGCTCTTCACTAAAGTAAGTGTAGGTGAAGGAGGCTATTACTACACCAGCAGCTCCCCCTATCATTAAGAGTTTAATAGTTTTGGAATCGTAATATTTTCTAAATTTATAAAAAGCAACCAAATCAGATAAAATGAGAATGGGAAGTATGATTGCCAATGCTTGACTTAGTGGCATGACTATTGTCATCAAGGGAATCGCAATTAAAGCCATAGAGCCTCCCAGCCCTGACTTGGCAATTCCATAAAGCATAACTGCCGGTATGGTGCATGCTAGATATGTAGGATCAAATTCCATGAAGTTACGAGTTTATATAAATTTTATGGAATTATGAGTCTTTTTAATTATATAACTCGAGATTAACATTTATGCTTTACTAAGATTGAGGCAGATCAATAAACAAAACTTCACTATCTTGGGTTGCTTGAATTGAAACTTCGTTTAATTTTGTAATTTCAGCTCCATCTCCCTTTTTAAGCTCTACATCATTTATTTTGACAGACCCATATGAGCATAAAACATATGCCTGTTCCTTGATAGTTTGTTGAATAGCTGTTCCTTGATTTAATCTTCCAGCAAAAATAGTAGCATCTTGATATATTTTTAAGCTATTTGAATCAGGGTCGTCAAAACCTGTTACTAATGGTTTTAATTGATCGGTAACTGGCTCTTTAGGAAACTCTTTAGCATCCCACCTTGGCTTCACATTTTTTTTATTAGGAAACATCCAAATTTGATAAAGACTCGTTTCCTCATCTTCCAAATTGTATTCCGAGTGAGTAACTCCTGTTCCTGCAGACATTACCTGAACATCTCCTGCTGTAGTCCTTCCTTCATTGCCCATATTATCCTTATGAGTAATAGCGCCTTTTCTTACGTAGGTTATAATTTCCATATTGTCATGAGGGTGAGGATCAAAGCCTTTTTGCGCAGCTACAATATCATCATTGATAACCCGCATTGGGCCAAAACTCATTCTACGAGGATCTTGATAGCTTGCAAAACTAAAGTGATGTTTTGCTTTTAGCCATCCGTGGTCTGCACCACCTAATTTTTCATAAGGAATTAGATTAATCATATTTTACTAATTGCTTCTTTTGCTTTTTTAAGATTATCATCATTGATAGCAAGTTG encodes:
- a CDS encoding pirin family protein; the encoded protein is MINLIPYEKLGGADHGWLKAKHHFSFASYQDPRRMSFGPMRVINDDIVAAQKGFDPHPHDNMEIITYVRKGAITHKDNMGNEGRTTAGDVQVMSAGTGVTHSEYNLEDEETSLYQIWMFPNKKNVKPRWDAKEFPKEPVTDQLKPLVTGFDDPDSNSLKIYQDATIFAGRLNQGTAIQQTIKEQAYVLCSYGSVKINDVELKKGDGAEITKLNEVSIQATQDSEVLFIDLPQS
- a CDS encoding sulfite exporter TauE/SafE family protein, whose amino-acid sequence is MEFDPTYLACTIPAVMLYGIAKSGLGGSMALIAIPLMTIVMPLSQALAIILPILILSDLVAFYKFRKYYDSKTIKLLMIGGAAGVVIASFTYTYFSEELLKALIGVMGFGFTAHYFIFKRKKMVPLKRSIIKGSISSVVAGFASFCVHAGGTPTSIYLLPLRLKKEIYVGTRVIFFTFLNLVKLPFYANLSFLNVDTLKQSLLFFPASVLGILIGYQILKRVDEALFYNVIYSLILISSTRLIIDYAFKW